In Aspergillus fumigatus Af293 chromosome 2, whole genome shotgun sequence, a genomic segment contains:
- a CDS encoding tyrosine protein kinase SWE1 — MVATFSPHRDAGGTLHLPSHSGIHHVDAGSAIRQLRRSLSRSPSKSSNFTILASRSHSPSKSTPFISSPLSPSRRSTQNNFVLFPSSSHPSPFALPYQTSAKITRPVVRRARTSPRSPVKRALNISTDQGNAKPAQPAPIMALSPVGAENTPAAPALDVESNDNVSEGTGLNEASACAENTPAPRPTLSRIEKRRSGTFGSFATVSPLKRSDGIMNLDRASRGSPSAKRRSVHAANYPGEFSIFDNEGPPPSTVENSAAETSAVADTPSFPSPVPPFGSPFNTIPKRSSSLRRSTLQQRQNDRSIFSRPRNIGETAETTDPGSPMTVRPRMSLDGNLFQPSREGLFSPRPAPVSPLFSSHGAGGAGQVRPAAHPLSRTITQSSSNSSLADDSPTHEPMHKSERPRGVFDFSKSLPAGATRPGVVRHLNREDSTSSVDSFATPENYKLVKPLPAAFMSTGLISKKNRNAGDHQNMLGFNKNMPDTPCKRPINLFPTGQKPMSEWERPRLMPQADVVPSPSPSNPPSARPTSGPFARGMGIFGNSFNKPDLSRRGSLVSVDGDELTQSQSPCAQPDSQPLSEYDLPPTPTKQTFFPSRTYPPATQQIASLERLSEVLGNNSSPLHDRFQRGSPRTPQDHLFPPDPSGLSISAHNDQHPLQPDFNSSNLPATPTGPRDSFMQSGKRPSLSLSGYHAPDVDPSLTSRFEQVELVGTGEFSQVYRVAQAHEMSLSSIFSLPNGAKSPHSLPARVWAVKKSKQPYAGLKDRERRIREVDVLKALTNSDHVISFVDSWEDSGHLYIQTEFCEEGSLDVFLAQVGLKARLDDFRIWKILLELSLGLKHIHDSGFIHLDLKPANILITFEGVLKIADFGMAARWPAEDGIEGEGDREYIGPEILMGRFDKPADIFSLGLIMFEIAGNVELPDNGLSWQKLRNGDMSDVPSLTWSSETSIFRDASGNPISEEPSFEELCASDLGDDDFGEDSFLDSRPRQAVPLARSGELVNPPSFMIDASHEQALDKIVRWMISPDPSDRPTADRVLQTHGVQFVERRRRAGATVYEGNWGPADEILAEDAEMVDV; from the exons ATGGTAGCAACATTTTCACCGCATCGCGATGCGGGCGGCACACTGCACTTGCCCTCACACTCAGGGATCCATCACGTCGATGCAGGCTCCGCAATCAGACAGTTGCGCCGGTCATTATCGCGATCACCTTCGAAGAGCTCCAATTTCACAATTCTCGCGTCTCGAAGTCATTCGCCATCGAAAAGCACGCCATTTATCTCGTCCCCTCTCTCACCATCGCGACGATCCACACAGAACAACTTTGTACTCTTCCCCAGCTCATCCCATCCATCTCCGTTCGCGCTTCCGTACCAAACCAGCGCCAAAATCACAAGGCCTGTCGTGCGACGGGCGAGAACATCACCGCGAAGTCCCGTCAAGCGCGCCCTCAATATCTCGACAGACCAAGGGAATGCCAAGCCTGCTCAGCCGGCTCCAATCATGGCATTATCGCCTGTCGGCGCGGAGAACACACCTGCGGCGCCAGCGCTTGACGTAGAGTCTAATGACAACGTCTCTGAAGGCACGGGCTTGAACGAGGCTTCGGCTTGCGCAGAAAACACGCCTGCACCGCGGCCGACACTGTCTCGGATCGAGAAACGACGCAGTGGGACTTTTGGTTCATTTGCTACCGTAAGCCCACTAAAACGTAGTGACGGGATTATGAACCTCGACCGGGCATCACGAGGCAGTCCCTCGGCCAAGAGGCGAAGTGTTCACGCCGCCAACTACCCAGGTGAATTCAGTATCTTCGATAATGAGGGCCCTCCCCCCAGCACTGTTGAGAATTCTGCTGCAGAGACTTCAGCCGTCGCTGATACgccatcttttccttcacCTGTTCCGCCTTTTGGGAGCCCGTTTAACACCATTCCCAAACGTTCTTCATCTCTCCGTCGCTCGACACTACAGCAACGGCAAAACGACCGCTCCATTTTCTCCCGACCCAGAAATATTGGCGAAACAGCCGAGACGACGGATCCAGGTTCTCCCATGACCGTCCGTCCGCGCATGTCTCTGGACGGTAACCTCTTCCAGCCGAGTCGCGAGGGTCTTTTTTCTCCGCGACCTGCACCAGTCAGCCCTCTCTTCTCATCACATGGCGCGGGGGGTGCAGGACAGGTGCGTCCTGCTGCGCATCCTCTTTCCAGAACTATTACACAGTCCTCGTCCAATTCAAGTTTGGCAGACGACTCGCCTACTCATGAGCCCATGCATAAGTCCGAGCGGCCGCGCGGCGTCTTCGATTTCTCCAAATCTCTTCCTGCGGGTGCGACACGACCTGGTGTCGTACGACACCTAAATCGTGAGGACTCGACATCATCCGTCGACTCGTTTGCGACACCGGAGAATTACAAACTGGTCAAACCTCTGCCAGCCGCATTCATGTCAACAGGCTTAATCTCGAAGAAGAATCGTAATGCAGGAGATCACCAGAACATGCTCGGTTTCAACAAGAACATGCCTGATACGCCTTGCAAGCGACCCATCAATCTGTTTCCCACAGGGCAGAAGCCGATGTCCGAGTGGGAACGCCCTCGATTGATGCCTCAAGCGGATGTCGTGCCATCTCCCTCCCCATCCAATCCCCCCAGCGCGCGCCCCACGTCGGGGCCTTTCGCACGGGGCATGGGTATCTTTGGGAACTCATTTAACAAGCCAGACCTCTCGCGTCGAGGCAGCCTCGTGAGCGTGGACGGTGATGAGCTGACCCAGTCTCAGTCGCCTTGCGCTCAGCCGGACAGTCAGCCATTGAGCGAATACGATCTTCCGCCGACTCCAACGAAGCAaactttctttccctctcgAACCTATCCGCCTGCCACGCAGCAGATTGCATCCTTGGAACGACTATCCGAAGTACTCGGAAACAACTCAAGTCCTTTGCACGACAGGTTCCAGCGGGGTTCGCCTCGTACACCTCAGGATCACCTCTTCCCTCCAGATCCCAGCGGCCTGTCCATTTCCGCACACAATGACCAGCACCCTCTCCAGCCGGACTTCAACTCCTCAAACTTGCCAGCAACACCCACCGGCCCGCGTGATTCTTTCATGCAATCAGGAAAGCGACCTAGCCTATCATTGAGCGGATACCACGCCCCGGATGTAGACCCAAGCTTGACCTCTCGCTTTGAACAAGTGGAGCTTGTGGGGACCGGCGAATTTTCTCAGGTCTATCGCGTGGCTCAGGCCCATGAAATGTCACTCTCGTCCATATTTTCTCTTCCGAATGGAGCCAAGTCTCCTCACTCTCTGCCTGCACGGGTGTGGGCCGTCAAGAAATCAAAACAGCCATATGCCGGCCTGAAAGACCGTGAACGCCGCATCCGTGAGGTGGATGTATTGAAAGCCCTCACCAACTCGGACCACGTAATTTCGTTTGTCGACAGTTGGGAAGACAGTGGTCATCTGTACATCCAGACGGAATTTTGCGAGGAAGGCAGCCTGGATGTGTTCCTTGCCCAGGTTGGCCTCAAGGCGAGATTGGATGACTTTCGCATCTGGAAGATATTGTTAGAATTGTCCTTG GGTCTGAAGCACATCCATGACTCCGGCTTCATCCATCTTGATCTCAAGCCGGCGAACATCCTCATCACCTTCGAGGGTGTCCTGAAGATTGCTGACTTTGGCATGGCAGCCAGATGgcctgcagaagatggcaTAGAGggtgaaggagatcgagaataCATCGGTCCTGAGATTTTGATGGGCCGCTTCGATAAACCCGCCGACATATTCTCGCTGGGCCTGATAATGTTCGAAATTGCGGGCAATGTGGAACTTCCCGATAATGGTCTCTCATGGCAGAAGCTTCGGAACGGCGATATGAGCGACGTGCCTAGCTTGACCTGGAGCTCGGAGACCAGCATCTTCCGCGACGCTTCCGGAAATCCCATCTCGGAAGAGCCGTCATTCGAGGAGCTCTGCGCCTCGGACTTGGGCGATGACGACTTTGGAGAGGATAGTTTTCTGGACAGCCGCCCTCGTCAGGCAGTGCCTCTGGCGCGCAGTGGGGAGCTGGTCAACCCTCCAAGCTTCATGATCGATGCGAGCCACGAGCAAGCCTTGGACAAGATCGTCCGGTGGATGATTTCCCCAGATCCTTCTGATCGACCCACAGCGGATCGGGTTCTCCAAACCCATGGGGTCCAATTCGTAGAACGTCGACGTCGTGCTGGGGCCACAGTCTACGAAGGCAACTGGGGCCCTGCGGACGAGATCCTGGCTGAGGATGCCGAAATGGTCGACGTGTGA
- a CDS encoding putative mRNA splicing factor RNA helicase (Cdc28), translated as MDHKTFVSDSLIRLTGASDPTVVDFVLATASTAKSATSLQDKLLPFLDGNADEVSSFCAELYRRAGKKDASGAGGAAGRDRSDAASKKKYRLVDMEPDLTDAASSLGPQNVEAERDKQRRREKDKDKDRSRGRSEKEDSRRKRDRSRSRDEGSRERQRSKKLRRRAVGDFEDRWGDEEIPDDDYDDRGGEGQDFDESPPKRTRLEDGSASPRSTASDELDPETKKELERKRDLEERDELAKRLAKKDDGKSKKIVEDRTRTSEAARRRALADDAAARAAVMPDLRLRSRQEYLKKREAERLALLRQQVAEETAELRENPNLTRREKEEFARNREVLRLAEERLRIDDHRDGYMMPEDYITEKGKIDRKKKEEALYKRYVDRDERGQERFITEHEEWEMEQTAKAKAQIKRAEFVDEGDYEYVFDDSQKINFIMDTKLEGTRKPLTQEQRLLQEKLDAAEKKAASIEETRKSLPIYQFRDQIIQAVHDHQVLIIVGETGSGKTTQIPQYLHEAGFTKNGMKIGCTQPRRVAAMSVAARVAEEMGVKLGNEVGYAIRFEDNTSDKTVLKYMTDGMLLRELLTEPDLGQYSALMIDEAHERTVPTDIACGLLKDIAKARPDLKLLISSATMDAQKFQKYFDDAPIFNIPGRRYPVDIHYTSQPEANYLAAAITTVFQIHVSQGPGDILVFLTGQEEIEAAEQSLQETARKLGSKIPEMIICPIYANLPSELQAKIFEPTPPKARKVVLATNIAETSLTIDGIVYVIDPGFAKENVFNPRTGMESLVVTPCSRASANQRAGRAGRVGPGKCFRLYTRWAYYNELEESTTPEIQRTNLSSVILLLKSLGIDQLLDFDFMDPPPAETIIRALEQLYALGALNDRGELTKIGRQMAEFPTDPMLAKAILAADKYGCVEEVLSIVSMLGEASALFFRPKDKKIHADSARNRFTVKDGGDHLTLLNIWNQWVDSDFSYIWARENFLQQRSLTRARDVRDQLAKLCDRVEVTISTCGSNNYVPIQKAITAGFFPNAARLQRGGDSYRTVKNGQTVYLHPSSTLFEVNPRWVIYYELVLTSKEYMRSNMPLQPEWLVEVAPHYYKKKDLETLGLDRKVPKGQGAAGEKSKD; from the coding sequence ATGGATCACAAAACCTTTGTCTCTGACTCCCTGATCCGTCTGACAGGCGCGTCGGATCCCACCGTCGTCGACTTTGTCCTCGCCACCGCCAGTACCGCCAAATCCGCGACCTCGTTACAGGACAAActcctccccttcctcgACGGAAATGCCGACGAAGTAAGCTCATTCTGTGCGGAGCTCTACCGACGCGCAGGCAAGAAGGATGCGTCCGGGGCCGGTGGCGCGGCGGGCCGGGACCGCAGTGATGCCgcgtcgaagaagaaatacCGATTAGTTGATATGGAGCCCGATCTGACGGACGCGGCGAGCTCGTTGGGTCCGCAGAACGTCGAGGCGGAGCGCGATAAACAGAGACGCCgagagaaggacaaggacaaggaccGGAGTCGCGGTCGAtcggagaaggaggataGTCGCCGGAAACGTGACCGCAGCCGTAGTCGCGATGAGGGCAGTCGCGAGCGGCAGCGCTCGAAGAAGCTGCGGAGACGAGCTGTGGGTGATTTTGAGGATCGGTGgggtgatgaagagatccCTGATGACGACTATGATGATAGGGGTGGAGAGGGACAGGACTTTGATGAATCGCCGCCGAAGCGCACGCGACTGGAGGATGGGTCGGCCTCGCCTCGGTCTACGGCCTCCGACGAATTAGATCCAGAAACGAAGAAGGAGTTGGAGCGCAAGCGGGATCTGGAGGAGCGGGACGAGTTGGCCAAGCGTCTGGCTAAGAAGGATGACGGCAAGAGTAAGAAGATCGTCGAGGACCGGACGAGAACGAGTGAAGCTGCGCGACGGCGGGCTCTGGCGGACGATGCGGCGGCGCGGGCGGCCGTCATGCCTGATCTGCGGCTGCGGTCACGGCAGGAGTATCTCAAGAAGCGAGAGGCGGAgcggctggcgctgctgcgaCAACAGGTCGCAGAGGAGACGGCCGAGCTACGCGAGAATCCCAATCTGACCCGtcgggagaaggaagaatTTGCGCGCAACCGGGAGGTGCTGCGGCTCGCGGAGGAGCGCTTACGGATCGACGACCACCGGGACGGGTATATGATGCCGGAGGACTATATCACGGAGAAAGGCAAGATCgatcggaagaagaaagaggaggcgCTGTACAAGCGATATGTGGATCGTGATGAGCGCGGTCAGGAGCGGTTCATCACCGAGCACGAGGAATGGGAGATGGAGCAGACGGCCAAGGCAAAGGCGCAGATCAAACGGGCAGAATTCGTGGATGAGGGCGACTACGAGTATGTCTTTGACGACTCCCAGAAGATCAATTTCATCATGGACACCAAGCTCGAGGGAACTCGCAAACCGTTAACGCAGGAGCAGcggcttcttcaggagaagCTTGAcgcggcggagaagaaagcgGCGTCGATTGAGGAGACACGGAAGAGCTTACCCATCTACCAGTTCCGGGATCAGATAATCCAGGCGGTGCATGATCACCAAGTTCTGATCATTGTAGGAGAGACCGGGTCCGGCAAGACCACGCAGATCCCGCAGTATCTCCACGAGGCCGGGTTCACCAAAAACGGTATGAAGATCGGATGTACGCAACCGCGACGGGTGGCCGCCATGAGTGTCGCGGCCCGTGTGGCTGAAGAAATGGGAGTGAAGCTGGGCAACGAAGTGGGCTATGCTATTCGTTTTGAGGACAACACCAGCGACAAGACGGTGCTCAAGTACATGACCGACGGTATGCTGCTGCGTGAGCTGCTAACCGAGCCAGACCTGGGCCAATACTCGGCCCTGatgatcgacgaggcccACGAGCGAACGGTGCCTACAGACATTGCCTGCGGTCTGCTCAAAGATATAGCCAAGGCGCGGCCGGATCTGAAGCTCCTGATCTCCTCTGCCACCATGGACGCACAGAAGTTCCAGAAATACTTTGACGATGCACCCATCTTCAACATTCCTGGCCGTCGGTATCCCGTGGACATTCATTACACCTCGCAGCCCGAGGCGAATTACTTGGCAGCCGCCATCACGACCGTTTTCCAGATCCATGTCAGCCAGGGGCCAGGAGATATCCTGGTGTTCTTGACCGGTcaggaagagattgaagcGGCTGAACAGAGTTTGCAAGAGACGGCCCGCAAACTGGGGAGCAAGATCCCCGAGATGATCATCTGCCCTATCTACGCCAACCTACCGTCTGAGCTCCAGGCCAAGATCTTCGAGCCCACCCCACCTAAAGCGCGGAAAGTCGTGCTGGCCACCAACATCGCCGAAACCAGTTTGACGATCGACGGCATTGTCTATGTCATCGATCCGGGATTCGCCAAGGAGAATGTTTTCAATCCGCGCACAGGCATGGAGAGCTTGGTGGTGACGCCTTGCTCGCGAGCGTCGGCAAACCAGCGAGCTGGTCGAGCCGGTCGAGTTGGGCCGGGAAAGTGTTTCCGCCTGTACACGCGATGGGCTTACTACAACGAGTTGGAAGAGAGTACTACGCCAGAGATCCAACGGACGAACTTGAGCAGTGTCATTCTGCTGCTCAAATCCTTGGGAATTGATCAGCTGCTCGACTTTGACTTTATGGATCCCCCGCCGGCCGAGACGATCATCCGCGCGCTGGAGCAGCTGTATGCCCTGGGGGCGCTGAACGATCGCGGGGAGCTGACCAAAATTGGACGGCAGATGGCCGAGTTCCCTACGGACCCGATGCTCGCCAAGGCGATCCTCGCAGCGGACAAGTACGGCTGCGTGGAGGAGGTGCTGTCAATTGTGTCGATGCTAGGCGAGGCCAGCGCTCTTTTCTTCCGTcccaaggacaagaagatccaCGCGGACAGCGCGCGCAACAGGTTCACCGTCAAAGACGGCGGCGACCACTTGACGTTGCTCAACATCTGGAATCAATGGGTGGATTCGGACTTCAGCTACATCTGGGCGCGCGAGAATTTCCTCCAGCAGCGAAGCCTGACACGTGCGCGAGACGTGCGCGATCAGCTGGCGAAGCTTTGCGACCGCGTCGAGGTCACCATCAGCACATGCGGATCGAACAACTACGTTCCCATCCAGAAGGCGATTACGGCCGGCTTCTTCCCGAACGCGGCACGACTGCAGCGCGGCGGCGACAGCTACCGGACGGTCAAGAACGGCCAGACGGTCTATCTCCACCCATCGAGCACCCTGTTCGAGGTCAACCCCCGCTGGGTGATCTACTACGAACTCGTCCTGACGAGCAAGGAGTACATGCGCAGCAACATGCCTCTGCAGCCAGAGTGGCTGGTCGAGGTTGCGCCGCATTactacaagaagaaggacctGGAGACGCTGGGGCTGGACCGCAAAGTCCCCAAGGGACAGGGTGCAGCCGGCGAGAAGAGCAAGGATTAA
- a CDS encoding cytochrome b5-like heme/steroid binding domain-containing protein — protein sequence MAQSFTPAEVAAHNTPDKGLYIIIDNSVYDVTKFIDEHPGGAKILKRVAGKDASKQFWKYHNEGVLKKYSPKLKIGEVKEAAKL from the exons ATGGCCCAATCCTTCACCCCTGCCGAGGTCGCAGCCCACAATACTCCCGACAAGGGCctctacatcatcatcgacaacagCGTCTACGACGTGACCAAGTTCATCGACGAGCATCCCGGCGGCGCCAAGATTCTCAAGCGTGTGGCGGGCAAGGATGCCTCGAAGCAGTTTTGGAAG TACCACAATGAGGGCGTGTTGAAGAAGTATTCGCCCAAGTTGAAGATTGGGGAGGTGAAAGAGGCTGCGAAGCTGTGA
- a CDS encoding putative nuclear migration protein → MATDVQYQSPSAAQAFPTPSTTPHRVPSIHVRSDSSPIRSASPLAPHNSSPEGPSDLDDVGDEDTLSPFDPRRFTPTLHASLVSEILSLRREVENKSKAIEVLERSLDESRTENEGLTDRLSRSTKETRSLKHQLQLLEGGTSSALTELAKERDEALENISDVRRKLEQAQKKARSREEELERTQGLLDRERESWEGERRNLERKVHVVEGRLKVVLNEVAAAQAAASAPPVSSKSGTPEPVRPSTTERWSDSASVHSSSQGRRRTSVTSVSSEDDADFHNVRYSTASLANARDSKPNGVSLAQELAFDEEEEFDNEHDDSILDSPEALPEERPTSVHSHMSLSMSLKARKILGLSIDSSIDCHTVFDRGLNSPAKVSSPTCEYRDTGIQYSPPPSPQLPPESPLEHSSQALPLAYQAKDSGTSTLTIDMKSTSCQTVGNLPSPPWTPQVAETPITAGPQPAATASTSTQTDLVPAPAASEQDAVANPTKSVPTAIEVPMIAIHPPHSEPSSPRGSVVLPPQTKTVSCQTTFKTIIDSRSVAIQTEEIRIDKRPVKLPASLLPSAIPDVPLNVSRAESSSDSPIQPYRPPSRRLEHGESKPPPLPAKAPSRSKPPATVQAYPGNNDNGPLSADSKSDLRRPFRSSSLFAGFEDENDEPREATRDIFTDDELLNRPFASYKLKKGKLISAQERSSLDDTLLAELDDSQVHGNLEPSESSPQGQRRGVTGSGNERDARTATRVPNAAAGHRRRARSPSEPSIDSGSGASSIAPPFPVPIRLSSRKFPGNGSDGRQSPTPSNPRNFSDRGRAPIVRRPTLRRVRSAAAMSQSEHPERPPSQSSPSSYGLESPQYPPLPFDDITAPRDRMAVERRSMQRPSITRPFAHERQDSNATTSVQPTSVVDAIAQTMIGEWMYKYVRRRRSFGGVGEPKDSWEGKNADEVSANITNSGVRHRRWVWLAPYERAVMWSSRQPTSGPALLGKSGRKLIIQSVLDVKDDNPLPKGATVANPFNRSILILTPKRALKFTATSIERHYVWLTALSFLSHSATGLQDLAALPPIPQAEFESPAPTASLRRNPIRDSIRIAKGRPRPNIRGKRNKAPAPVPELPANGSEIIDSMFDAADPPTVPRFSSHARKRSNTTSRMPVMRSFSSQGTMPSIPSIHSMATRGGSPVSHGHGLNSGRSSLSRRTSEASGPSSIGTGNFFDAIGTVRMEAFIDQTASSRYRPGTRSRHARKPSSLWGSNSQRFYGEFAMPADSEPDPFRGF, encoded by the exons ATGGCCACAGACGTCCAATATCAAAGCCCTTCAGCGGCTCAGGCGTTCCCCACGCCGTCGACAACGCCGCATCGGGTGCCCTCCATACACGTCCGCAGCGACTCATCGCCGATCCGCTCCGCATCACCCCTTGCCCCTCACAACTCTTCCCCCGAAGGGCCGAGTGACCTGGACGATGTGGGGGATGAAGATACTCTGTCACCGTTCGACCCGCGAAGATTCACACCCACACTACATGCCTCCTTAGTGTCAGAGATTCTCTCTCTGCGGCGAGAGGTCGAGAACAAATCCAAGGCGATCGAGGTGCTGGAGAGAAGCTTGGACGAGTCCCGGACTGAGAACGAGGGTCTAACTGACCGTCTCTCAAGAAGCACAAAAGAGACCCGGTCTTTGAAGCATCAATTGCAGCTCCTGGAGGGTGGTACCTCCTCGGCCTTGACCGAGCTGGCAAAAGAGCGAGACGAAGCTCTAGAGAACATCTCAGATGTACGAAGAAAGCTGGAACAGGCGCAAAAGAAGGCCCGCAGCCGAGAAGAGGAGCTCGAGCGAACCCAAGGTCTCTTAGACCGTGAAAGAGAGTCCTGGGAAGGAGAGCGTAGAAACCTCGAGCGCAAGGTCCATGTGGTGGAGGGCCGGCTGAAAGTCGTCCTGAATGAGGTTGCCGCGGCGCAAGCAGCAGCTTCCGCTCCCCCTGTATCGTCAAAGTCGGGTACCCCAGAACCCGTCAGACCATCCACCACCGAGAGATGGAGCGATTCGGCAAGTGTGCATTCCAGCAGCCAAGGACGGCGTCGGACGAGCGTCACCAGTGTGAGCTCCGAGGATGACGCTGACTTTCATAATGTGCGCTATTCTACTGCCAGCCTTGCGAATGCCCGAGACAGTAAGCCTAACGGAGTGAGTCTGGCGCAAGAACTGGCattcgacgaggaggaagagttTGACAATGAGCATGATGATTCAATTCTGGATTCGCCCGAGGCGCTACCAGAGGAACGGCCGACTTCGGTCCACTCCCACATGTCCCTGTCGATGAGCCTGAAGGCTCGAAAGATTCTTGGTCTCTCCATTGACAGCAGCATAGACTGTCATACAGTTTTTGACAGAGGCCTAAACAGTCCCGCCAAAGTTTCCTCGCCCACATGCGAATACCGAGACACTGGTATCCAGTACTCCCCgccgccatctcctcaattACCCCCTGAAAGTCCACTTGAGCATAGTTCGCAGGCATTGCCACTCGCTTACCAGGCGAAGGACAGCGGTACTTCGACCTTGACTATCGACATGAAATCGACATCTTGTCAGACGGTCGGCAACCTGCCCAGTCCTCCGTGGACACCCCAGGTTGCCGAAACACCAATAACTGCAGGCCCACAACCGGCTGCAACAGCCTCAACATCGACGCAGACCGATCTCGTTCCAGCCCCTGCGGCAAGCGAACAGGATGCGGTTGCAAATCCTACAAAGTCAGTTCCTACAGCGATTGAAGTCCCCATGATCGCCATCCATCCACCGCATTCCGagccttcttcgcctcgagGAAGCGTGGTTCTGCCACCTCAGACAAAAACCGTCTCCTGTCAAACAACCTTCAAGACCATCATCGACAGTCGATCGGTTGCCATCCAGACCGAAGAGATTCGTATTGACAAGCGACCGGTCAAGTTGCCGGCTAGCTTGCTTCCCTCTGCCATCCCTGACGTGCCGCTTAATGTGTCGCGTGCTGAGAGCAGTTCAGATTCGCCCATCCAGCCATATCGACCCCCGTCACGAAGGCTGGAGCACGGAGAATCCAAACCGCCTCCACTGCCTGCCAAGGCTCCGTCGAGAAGCAAACCGCCCGCCACGGTGCAGGCCTATCCTGGGAACAACGACAACGGGCCGTTATCGGCGGATTCCAAATCTGACTTGAGGCGGCCCTTCAGATCAAGCAGTCTTTTTGCTGGCTTCGAGGATGAAAATGACGAGCCGCGGGAGGCAACTCGAGATATCTTTACAGATGACGAGCTGCTTAATCGGCCGTTTGCTTCATACAAACTGAAAAAGGGAAAGCTGATCTCGGCGCAGGAAAGGTCGAGTCTGGACGATACCCTACTGGCAGAACTTGATGATTCTCAAGTCCATGGGAATCTGGAGCCGTCCGAATCGTCGCCGCAGGGGCAGAGGCGAGGTGTGACAGGTTCAGGGAACGAGCGGGATGCCCGGACGGCCACAAGGGTCCCTAACGCCGCAGCAGGGCATCGGCGAAGAGCACGCAGCCCAAGCGAGCCGAGTATTGACAGTGGCAGCGGGGCATCAAGCATTGCTCCTCCGTTCCCTGTCCCAATTCGCCTCAGTTCAAGAAAATTCCCCGGCAACGGGAGCGATGGACGGCAGAGCCCAACTCCCTCCAACCCACGCAACTTCTCTGATCGCGGACGGGCGCCCATTGTGCGGAGACCTACACTGCGTCGAGTACGTTCAGCAGCGGCCATGTCTCAATCGGAGCATCCAGAGCGGCCTCCGAGCCAGTCGTCTCCGTCCTCCTATGGGCTGGAAAGTCCTCAGTATCCGCCGCTGCCATTTGATGACATTACGGCGCCTCGGGACAGGATGGCTGTCGAAAGACGGTCGATGCAGCGTCCCTCTATCACTCGACCGTTTGCCCATGAACGGCAAGACTCGAATGCAACGACGTCAGTGCAGCCAACCAGCGTGGTCGACGCCATTGCGCAGACAATGATCGGAGAATGGATGTACAAGTACGTTCGGCGGAGGAGATCTTTCGGCGGCGTCGGTGAACCCAAGGACAGCTGGGAGGGCAAAAACGCCGATGAGGTGTCGGCCAATATCACCAACAGCGGAGTGCGACACAGGCGATGGGTTTGGCTCGCGCCATACGAGCGAGCGGTTATGTGGAGCAGCAGGCAGCCCACCAGCGGTCCTGCGCTGCTAGGCAAAAGTGGCCGCAAGC TGATCATTCAATCCGTTCTCGACGTCAAGGACGATAACCCTCTTCCCAAGGGAGCGACGGTTGCAAACCCGTTCAACCGATCCATCCTGATCTTGACCCCCAAGCGCGCCCTGAAATTCACCGCCACCAGCATCGAACGGCATTACGTCTGGTTGACTGCGCTCTCATTCCTGAGCCATTCGGCAACGGGCCTTCAAGACCTCGCCGCTCTGCCTCCCATCCCGCAGGCCGAGTTCGAGTCGCCGGCGCCCACCGCGAGTCTCCGCCGGAACCCAATTCGTGACTCGATCCGCATCGCCAAAGGGCGCCCGCGACCCAACATCAGAGGTAAACGCAACAAAGCGCCCGCCCCGGTGCCCGAGCTACCTGCCAATGGTTCGGAGATAATTGACTCTATGTTCGACGCGGCCGACCCTCCGACCGTGCCTCGATTCTCCTCCCACGCCCGCAAGCGCAGCAACACCACGTCCCGGATGCCGGTGATGCGCAGCTTTTCCAGTCAGGGAACCATGCCATCGATCCCGTCTATACATAGTATGGCCACGCGCGGGGGCTCCCCAGTCTCGCACGGGCACGGCCTCAACAGCGGCCGCAGCAGTCTCAGCCGACGCACGTCCGAGGCGAGCGGGCCGTCCAGCATCGGGACTGGTAACTTCTTCGATGCTATTGGCACCGTTCGCATGGAGGCGTTCATCGATCAGACGGCGTCTAGTCGATATCGCCCTGGGACACGGTCGCGGCACGCACGCAAGCCGTCGAGCCTCTGGGGATCAAACAGCCAGCGGTTCTACGGGGAATTTGCCATGCCTGCGGACAGCGAGCCCGATCCGTTCAGAGGATTCTAA